The Anopheles gambiae chromosome 2, idAnoGambNW_F1_1, whole genome shotgun sequence genomic sequence ggttgacgacaggtgttattcagtacttcagtcaatattttcatcaaccaaattcattcattttttacgatcaaattacgaaaattatcattattatggcagtaatccatgctattcatacgaaaacagcttcaaaactaacttatattgatattatacactgttttaaggtatctttgtttaccaccactataggaacacaatacgacgactataggaaccataccaccattataggtacaacgaagcaatcacaaaaatatgtatttttttcgtaaattcgatgtgttttatggtaaaaatggttgtgattgcgaaggtaaaacatattccaactgttatgtgttgaaatattcagaaattgtcgtttctgacactttaaatctattgaaatacatctgtaccaccacaaattgcaccactattggtacatttaccctaatggCGTTTTTGGTAATGACTTTCATGAAATTAAAGTGTAATCTATTACTTATTCCATGTAATTTATTACTTATAAAATAACGAATGAATCATAAGTCgacaaaaagataaaaattggAATTCGAACCACGTGCCATATCATATTTGTGTAGTTCAATCTTACATTTATggacacaaaaaacagaaaatggaTTGAATCAGAAGTCAGCAtttcaaaattgtatttttttaagtacTCAATTGGGATTGAATCTAAACATGttgtatatgtgtatatatgtattAAAAATACACTGCGCATCAAAACGTTATTCAATGAACACGTTGTTGAGGTTACTAccggaacttggggcaagtgtgccatcttaagcatttcaagttataactcactaaaacgtgtttttcaaaagccgatttaaatctcataaccattttacatctatttcctcacttataaatgagtttcgcttgaaaaaagtgcaaataaaacagtttttgaagcgttttaaaaagggtccaaaaagacgttgttttttgggctatggggcaagagtgccactcgtatggggcaagacggccacctggttaaaataaccgtcaTTCTTAGATAATAGGAAataattacgtttgtaccactagtgtatgtattcctacatgtatttagtcaccaatgaaccctttttgaccaccaactgtaccacaatatggtttgttactgttctgtttttctggcgtggaatccgctcacaatagcgcaccattccgcagcacgctacaacaatgtttacatttttgacagctcgcgcctatgaaagatggtggcacacttgccccaaacagagatggcacacttgccccaaaagttgtaacttttttgaaattgaatttttcagtgacaaaaagaaagtttttttcaattaaccccacaaaaaaattcacgttttctcagctatacggtggtgtaaatattttctcggttgattgttcgcatgatttttgagagcttatctGATTGGattcaaaaattataatattctgctcaattttgaaactcaatataaatcagttcaaaacaatggggaatatcgattggtctatatgaaattcggctcagtatacctagtcattcgaaaggaaccaactgtatacacaattgatcattaaactaaagtttttaaggaaaaatgcttggtggcactcttgccccgtatggcacacttgccccaaattccgctacttAGCTATGCTTTCCCAAAAATTACGCCGATTACTAAaatagaataataaaaaaaatacatttgtgTCAACAAAGGCATGGAATGAATCAGTTCGATTGAAAATAAGCAGCTACTCAGCCTTctgttttataaaaatggGCACAAAACTCGCCAATCATgattatcattgttattacTTAAAAGTTTTAGTAAATAAATTCATTGGTACTTCTGTGCGTATCAAATAACCTTATGTTTGAAcaccagttaaaaaaaaaattgcgtGACTTGGTTTTTATGGTTATTTAAGATATTAGCCTAATTTTTTACATCAGTGTGGCTCAAAAGTAGCCTCATCGATATTTAACGGTTCTGCAATGTACAGTAAGAGCTGTCCGGGAATTCACAAGGTTGACACATTTGTGGTGTAAAGGCCGGAggacactgtccgtactcgctagtgtaattttgattttcactagtgcatctggcggcggctgaccgaagcatttttccaaacaatttggagccgcttcagaaatatgttatttttccatggtTTGTACTTAATTCGGACGAGAAAAGTTTTTTTAATGGTAGATGCACGTGTCCTGCACGCATTAcatccattttcatgacaaaaaaaaacgatggaaaaactacttaatattgagatccggcatgacTATTCCCTTGATGACTAAAAAAAGCTCCAGCAGCcaccgccagatgcgctagtgaaaatcgaaattacactagcgagaacggacagtgtcccccggcctttacgcataagaacaaataggtgattgagttatggttgttgccactgaacgtgtagagtttgaaaatgttgtgggcagccgtgccgacccctggacttgccgaggcagttgcgctgccaccggtcaacgtccaagaggacgacagtgtgtcacgcacactgtcgcacacactaagcagcgcaaggcttagtgtgtgcccaGCGCACGATGCCGAGCGCACCGCACttgttattttaaagtgtATTGTTTGTGTCAtttatgtttcattatttattatgaACGTTGTataagtgtttgaataaagcaaaagtGATTGCACATAATATAGAATAATTCGAAATTTGAGGACATACGGTAGATTTTACCAGGCCTTAACTAGTTAAAGGTATATTAACACGTTTAACCCGGCGCTGATGTTCATCAACTTTCGGTTCCGCCGGCATCTAGAACGCGAGCAGTTAGTTTTGAACCAAACATGCATGTACAGCTATTCtccgatatacgccatacaCGATACACGCGATTTCGTTATACActatgttttaaatttgacgGTTCTTTTAGCAAATTGTACAAATTTGAAACATCGAAAGTctaatgcaaaataaaatctcTTTTGAACGAATTTTataaaccatttcaaaaggtaTACAATGGTAATCTTCAGTTAAAatcagataaaaaaaaaactaatttaatggcAAAAACTACCACTTCAAGAAAAATATTCAAGGTATAATTTCACTTATAACCTCGAAATTTTACATAcgctaatattcgagatacaggcggtccccgagatacacggttaatggggaccgaaaacggccgcaaaataccgcgtatctcgaatttccgcgtaagtcgaatctcgtgatttccagctaaaatatcacaaattttcgtgtaattttgcaagtaggggccGGTTTTAGtcattttatgaattatttgatatgatcctgactgaatataacagttttaaacatttttaaaaagtttttaacattggatcgaaacggaaattatttggcaatttacaattgatgtgtcaaaacagtacaattttctcaaagaactgtcaaatttagaaaaccgtgtatctccgaatccgcgtataagaggtaccgtgtatctcggggaccgcctgtacgcTATTTCCTCCGGTCCGCACTAATAGCCTATATTGGGGAATACCTGTAGTAAAATTGAGCCCCAGGGCCTGCCACCGCCCTGAACGTGTTAACGATTGCTACTGTATATTAACGATTAGGTAAATTATTGGTAATGTAGCGGTGAGAGGGAAGTGAATGAAGCCCGATTTGTCCGGCTCGGTATGGAGAAACAATACAACACATTCTTCTCATACTTACTCGCTGTCTTCCGTGAGAGCTCATTTTTATAGACACCGACGAATGAATACTTTTAAGGGATGCTCGTTCTGAAGAGTTGTTCAAAAAAGACGAAATGCCAAAAACCTTATTACTATTAGCAGAAACTTAAAATTACCACAAGCTCACTAACCTCGATCGTGATCACCAAAAATGCGCAGAAAGGAAATGCACCTTGACAGAACCAAAACTGTCATTTGTTCATGATTGCCGCGTTTTCTGCAAAACTGGGCTACTTTTTTTGACAGGTGTCGCGCAATCCCGCAGAGCAAAAGCTGGTCAGTGCGATTTTTCTCGCTGGCAAGCGTTTTTGAAAGTCGTTGTTGTTTGAGGGTTTATGATGGCCGCCGAAAAGCTTGCGCTGGTGTGCGACTATGTTGGTGGATAAAATTAAATGgccaaataaaaattatacttATTCGTTCCTTTTTATCCTGCAAAACAGCAGACCAAAAGTTCATTGAgtggaaagttttgacagttCGATGAAAACAGTATTTTCATCGCAGAAGATCAAGAAAATCAAGAAAAGATAACATTATAGTGCAATTATCGATTCTAATAATATTAGTGTCCAAAATTTATACGAAATTATGTGCAGCTCAAGGAGACCAAAGCAAGGAGGCTAGTTTCCTGGTTGTGGTCGTTTTTAAGTGATGaattactgaaaaaaaaaactactttaTGAAAAGGAAATTACACTAGATTTTGTGCAGAAAATGCACAACTGACCCTTAAAAGGTTGGTTGtgagaaaatgttttttttataattttttcatccatctgtcaaaaacaagctttgaaaatggtggaccaaaatcgagctatgcatcgaTTTCTGTGGTATATAGACAGTATAATAATCTTCATAATAAACCGCTACAGCTTCACAGTCTCATGGCACAGCATTTTCAATAGAAAATCTGCACTGTAAAAAGAACATGCTAGAACAAGGATTAAAAGTAAGACAAAATTGTTCGCTCCACATTCACAtcaaccaccgacaaaccgacgtgacactggcgttacaaaagtgtcccacacgaaagtactgtcatttaccagtgaggcgaacacttctgtcaaagtaagctctgttcactgctgcttcgatgtaaacaacttttctaaatacaaatggcgaaggaagtgtgaggcaagattttgtgagaataattggacaaaacacacaggaaaatcattttataagttttcaaatcaatgcaagagatgtgagaagtacataaaacaatacgcattggaatttgagaagaaaaacaaaaagggggtttagcagtttcttctctgtgtcagtgtagtaagcgaatcattatagagatggcgctagtgtttaacgtattttcatttgaaataaggagacaacttttgaagatcattttgttcgaagtgtcacgtcggtttgtcggtgcatCAACCACCGAGTTTGTTTACGTTCTTTCAACCGTCCACATGCACGAAAGAGATGGCAAGATAAATCGAGAACATACACACCTTTGATTTGATGCGCGTCAATTGtcaccaacacaacgaaaggaaTATGGACAAAGGTGTCTGAATTTATGTGGgagtggtgggggggggggggggggggcacaaaAGCTCACTTCAAAACGAGCACTGTAGT encodes the following:
- the LOC4577185 gene encoding uncharacterized protein LOC4577185 isoform X5, which translates into the protein MTVLVLSRCISFLRIFGDHDRERASLKSIHSSVSIKMSSHGRQRSSSSDMPGESPPPSGPSFSPTDETLNRDEEEFLK